The Vigna unguiculata cultivar IT97K-499-35 chromosome 6, ASM411807v1, whole genome shotgun sequence genome contains a region encoding:
- the LOC114187377 gene encoding pentatricopeptide repeat-containing protein At5g66500, mitochondrial-like: MILNFIRKTCFTLNLNHLSNIIAIIKHSLHHHTLTTNFSSSYFTRYISQANSLILWHVRRGDPVSAWILFHSLRRARADVDAYTFTSVLRACTLLHISQLGIQVHNQMVKTGADSGTVAKTSLVDMYSKCGSLDEAVKVFDEMDQRDVVAWNALLSGFLRCDLPVKAVGVLRAMGRENVELSEFTLCSALKSCASLKALELGRQVHGLVVCMGRDMVVLSTALIDFYSNVGCVDDALKVFCSLKGWKDDMMYNSLVSGCVRNRRYGEAFRVMGLVRPNVVALTSALVGCSENLDLWAGKQMHSVAVRQGFTRETQLCNALLDMYAKCGKVSLAQSLFDGICEKDVISWTCMIDAYGRNGRGREAVLMFQEMRKEGGKVLPNSVTFLSVLSACGHSGLVEEGKKCFKLLREKYGLEPDPEHYACYIDILGRAGNIEGVWSAYHNMVEQGTRPTAGIWVALLNACSLNQDVERGELAAKHLLQLEPNKSSYIVLVSNFYAAIGRWDRVDELRRIMRTKGLVKEAGNSWINVLGLNQHARSLSI, encoded by the coding sequence ATGATCCTAAACTTCATACGCAAAACGTGTTTCACACTCAATCTCAACCACCTGTCAAACATCATCGCAATCATCAAGCATTCTTTGCACCACCATACTCTCACAACCAACTTTTCGTCATCATATTTCACTCGATACATTTCCCAAGCCAACTCCCTAATCCTCTGGCATGTTCGTCGGGGCGATCCTGTCTCCGCATGGATCCTCTTCCACTCTCTACGTCGCGCGCGTGCCGACGTTGACGCGTACACCTTCACTTCTGTCTTGCGTGCTTGTACTCTCTTGCATATCTCTCAGCTCGGGATACAAGTCCATAACCAAATGGTAAAAACCGGTGCTGATTCTGGAACTGTCGCGAAAACCTCGCTGGTGGATATGTACTCTAAGTGCGGGTCTTTGGACGAAGCAGTGAAGGTGTTTGACGAAATGGATCAGCGAGATGTTGTCGCTTGGAACGCTTTGCTTTCGGGTTTTCTGCGGTGTGATCTTCCTGTTAAGGCGGTTGGGGTTCTTAGGGCGATGGGGAGGGAGAATGTTGAACTTAGTGAGTTTACTTTGTGTTCTGCATTGAAGTCTTGTGCTTCTTTGAAGGCGTTGGAGCTTGGAAGGCAGGTTCATGGTTTGGTGGTGTGTATGGGTCGTGATATGGTTGTTTTGAGCACTGCTCTTATTGATTTTTACTCCAATGTTGGGTGTGTTGACGATGCTTTGAAGGTGTTTTGCAGTTTGAAGGGTTGGAAGGATGATATGATGTATAACTCGTTGGTTTCTGGATGTGTTAGGAATAGGAGGTATGGCGAGGCATTTAGAGTTATGGGCTTGGTGAGGCCCAATGTTGTTGCGCTTACCAGTGCTCTGGTGGGGTGCTCTGAGAATTTGGATTTGTGGGCAGGGAAGCAGATGCACTCTGTTGCGGTTCGGCAGGGTTTTACTCGTGAGACTCAGCTGTGTAATGCCCTGTTGGATATGTATGCGAAATGTGGAAAGGTTTCGCTTGCCCAGTCGTTGTTTGATGGAATTTGTGAGAAGGATGTGATTTCCTGGACTTGTATGATTGATGCGTATGGAAGAAATGGGCGGGGGCGTGAAGCTGTTTTGATGTTTCAAGAGATGAGGAAAGAAGGGGGGAAGGTGTTGCCAAATTCCGTGACTTTTTTGTCTGTTTTATCGGCTTGTGGTCACTCTGGACTGGTGGAGGAAGGcaaaaaatgtttcaaattgTTGAGGGAGAAGTATGGTCTTGAACCAGATCCAGAGCACTATGCTTGCTACATAGATATCTTAGGCCGGGCGGGTAACATAGAAGGGGTATGGTCTGCGTATCACAATATGGTTGAACAGGGTACTAGGCCTACTGCAGGCATATGGGTAGCATTGTTGAATGCATGCAGTCTTAATCAGGATGTTGAAAGAGGTGAATTGGCTGCGAAGCATCTCTTGCAGTTGGAACCCAATAAATCTAGCTATATTGTTCTTGTATCAAACTTCTATGCAGCCATTGGCAGGTGGGATCGCGTTGATGAACTGAGACGTATCATGAGGACAAAAGGGTTAGTCAAGGAAGCTGGAAATAGTTGGATCAATGTTCTGGGATTGAACCAACATGCTAGGTCACTATCTATTTGA